The genomic window CGCCTGCCCGAAGAGCTCCGCGGCCTGGAGCCCGGCTTTCGCGAAACCCTCGGCGAGCAGCTTGGCCGGGGCAAGGTGGATCTGTCCCTGCGCTTTCGGCGCGGAGCCAACGACACCAAGGCCAGCATGCAGCTCAACCAGGCGCTGCTCAGCAACCTGGCCGAACTGGCAGCCCAAACCCGATCCGTGGTCTCCGATACGCCGAGGGCTTCCGACCTGGACTATCTCCGCTGGCCGGGGGTCGTCCAGGACCCCGATCCCGACCTCGGTGCGTTGGCGGCGGCGGCTCAGGCGCTGCTCGAGCGCGTGCTCGGCGATCTAAAAACCATGCGCCAGCGCGAGGGTCAGCGCCTGGCCGAAACCCTCGAAGAGCGGCTCCGGCAGGTCCAGCCGATTGTTGAGAGCGTGCGCGAAACGCTTCCTGAGATCCGCCAACGCCTGTCCGATCGCCTTCATGAAAAGGTTGAGCAGCTGACCCAGCAGCTCGACTCGGATCGGCTGGAGCAGGAGGTGGCTCTGTTGCTCCAGCGGATGGACGTCGACGAAGAGCTCGATCGGCTGACCGGCCATGTCGCGGAAGTCGAGCGCCAGCTCAAGGCGAGTAAGCCGGTGGGGCGACGGCTGGATTTTCTGATGCAGGAGCTGCACCGAGAGGCCAATACGCTGGGCGCCAAGTCGATCGATCAGCGAACCACTCAATGGTCGGTGGACTTAAAGGTGCTCATCGAGCAAATGCGGGAGCAGGTGCAGAACATTGAGTGACGAGGGCGCCGGTCGGGTATTCATTGTTGCGGCCCCCTCGGGCGCAGGCAAAACGTCGCTCGTTCGCGCGCTCATCAGCGAAACGCCCGGGATTGTGATGTCTATCTCACACACCACCCGCGATCCCAGACCTGGGGAAAAAGACGGCGAGCACTACCATTTCATCGACCTGGCCACCTATCAGGCCATGGTGGATCAGGGTGAGTTTCTCGAACACGCCCACGTGCATGGCAACGGCTACGGCAGCAGCCGCGGGGAGGTCCGGCGCGCCGCGGAACGCGGGCTGGACCTGGTGCTGGAGATCGACTGGCAGGGCGCACAGCAGGCCAAGAAACTCATCCCCAACGCCCGCTCCATCTTTATTCTCCCGCCGTCCCGCGCCGAGCTGGCAAAACGGCTGCGGTCCCGCGCGCAGGACAGCGATGAAGTGATCGCCCGCCGGCTGGCCGGGGCCGTCGCCGAAATGCGCCACTGGGATGAATTCGATTTCCTGGTCGTCAACGACGAGTTCGACAAGGCGCTGGAGCAGCTGAAAACCATCATCCGCGCCTGCCGCCTGAGCCGCGCCGCGCAGACCCCGAAGCTCGCGCCGCTGCTGGAAGACCTGCTGGGAGGATAGCAGGCTGCTAGTGGGCCCTGAGCGGCCCGGGTGGCAATAGCCTCATCGGGCGCGTAGAATCGGAAGGCTGTGCGCCCGAAAAGGGCAAGGAATATTCAGGAACATTGCTGTTATGGCTCGAATTACCGTAGAAGATTGCCTCGACCAGGTCGACAATCGCTTTGAACTGGTGCTGCTGGCAACCCGCCGCGCCCGTCAGATCACCAAGGGTGCTGAGCCGCTGGTGGAGTTGGAAAACGACAAACCCACCGTCATCGCGCTGCGCGAGATCGCCGGCGGGGAGGTCAATGCCCGCACGCTCGAGGAGCTCGAAAAGCGCGAGCAGGAGATCATGGAAGCCGAAGCCCTCGCGGAAGCGACGCGGGAGGCCCTGGAAGGCACCTGATCGGGTCGCCCTCAACGGCAGTGTCCGTCCTTGGCCCAGGCCGCAACACCTGATCCAACAACCGCCTCCGGCGTCAGTCCGGAGGACGCTTTTCGCACGCTGAGGCGTCAGCTCAAATATCTGACTCGCCGTCAGGTTCGTCGCGTCGAGCGCGCTTTCCTCACCTCACATAAAGCCCACACCGGGCAAACCCGCAAAAGCGGTGAGCCCTATATCCACCATCCGATTGAGGTGGCTGAGATCCTGGCTCGTATGACCATGGACGACGACACCATCGCCGCCGCGCTGCTGCACGACACGGTGGAGGACACCTCGCTGACCCTCGAGCAGGTGGAAGAAGAGTTTGGCGGAACGGTTGCGGCGCTGGTCGACGGCGTCACCAAGCTCGAAAAGGTCGACTTCTCGACACGTCAAATGGCCGCCGCGGAGTCGTTCCGCAAAATGTTTATGGCCATGTCCCGAGATATCCGGGTCATCCTGATCAAGCTTGCTGACCGGCTTCACAACATGCGGACG from Pseudomonadota bacterium includes these protein-coding regions:
- a CDS encoding YicC/YloC family endoribonuclease, whose product is MYSMTAFATGSEDTPWGHLTLELRSLNHRYLELFIRLPEELRGLEPGFRETLGEQLGRGKVDLSLRFRRGANDTKASMQLNQALLSNLAELAAQTRSVVSDTPRASDLDYLRWPGVVQDPDPDLGALAAAAQALLERVLGDLKTMRQREGQRLAETLEERLRQVQPIVESVRETLPEIRQRLSDRLHEKVEQLTQQLDSDRLEQEVALLLQRMDVDEELDRLTGHVAEVERQLKASKPVGRRLDFLMQELHREANTLGAKSIDQRTTQWSVDLKVLIEQMREQVQNIE
- the gmk gene encoding guanylate kinase, producing MSDEGAGRVFIVAAPSGAGKTSLVRALISETPGIVMSISHTTRDPRPGEKDGEHYHFIDLATYQAMVDQGEFLEHAHVHGNGYGSSRGEVRRAAERGLDLVLEIDWQGAQQAKKLIPNARSIFILPPSRAELAKRLRSRAQDSDEVIARRLAGAVAEMRHWDEFDFLVVNDEFDKALEQLKTIIRACRLSRAAQTPKLAPLLEDLLGG
- the rpoZ gene encoding DNA-directed RNA polymerase subunit omega — its product is MARITVEDCLDQVDNRFELVLLATRRARQITKGAEPLVELENDKPTVIALREIAGGEVNARTLEELEKREQEIMEAEALAEATREALEGT